One segment of Rhinatrema bivittatum chromosome 14, aRhiBiv1.1, whole genome shotgun sequence DNA contains the following:
- the CYTH3 gene encoding cytohesin-3 isoform X1, with protein MEEEGGVPDDLSMEEREELLNIRRRKKELIDDIERLKFEIAEVMTEIDNLTCVEESKTTQRNKQIAMGRKKFNMDPKKGIQFLIENDLLQNTPEDISQFLYKGEGLNKTVIGDYLGERDDFNIKVLQAFVELHEFADLNLVQALRQFLWSFRLPGEAQKIDRMMEAFASRYCLCNPGVFQSTDTCYVLSFAIIMLNTSLHNPNVRDKPTVERFISMNRGINDGGDLPEELLRNLYESIKNEPFKIPEDDGNDLTHTFFNPDREGWLLKLGGRVKTWKRRWFILTDNCLYYFEYTTDKEPRGIIPLENLSIREVEDPRKPNCFELYNPSHKGQVIKACKTEADGRVVEGNHVVYRISAPTPEEKEEWIKSIKASISRDPFYDMLATRKRRIANKK; from the exons AGACTGAAATTTGAAATAGCAGAGGTGATGACGGAAATCGATAATCTGACTTGTGTAGAAGAAAG CAAAACAACACAGCGAAATAAACAGATTGCTATGGGAAGGAAGAAATTCAACATGGATCCCAAAAAG GGGATTCAGTTTCTTATAGAAAATGACCTGCTACAGAACACCCCTGAAGATATTTCACAGTTTCTTTATAAAGGTGAAGGACTGAATAAAACTGTCATTGGAGATTATCTAGGAGAAAG AGATGATTTTAATATTAAAGTCCTTCAAGCTTTTGTTGAGCTCCATGAATTTGCTGATTTAAACCTTGTACAGGCCTTAAG ACAGTTCTTATGGAGTTTCAGGCTTCCAGGAGAGGCTCAAAAAATTGACCGAATGATGGAAGCTTTTGCCTCGCGCTATTGTCTTTGTAACCCTGGAGTCTTCCAGTCCACAG acACCTGCTATGTTCTGTCTTTTGCAATCATTATGCTCAATACCAGTTTGCACAACCCCAATGTAAGAGATAAACCGACAGTGGAGAGGTTTATATCTATGAATCGTGGCATTAATGATGGTGGGGATCTTCCAGAGGAATTGCTGAGG AATTTGTATGAAAGCATTAAAAACGAGCCATTTAAAATTCCAGAAGATGACGGGAATGACTTAACACACACGTTCTTTAATCCTGACAGAGAAGGCTGGCTGTTAAAACTAG GAGGACGAGTAAAAACATGGAAACGCAGGTGGTTCATTCTGACTGATAACTGCCTTTATTACTTTGAATACACAACT GACAAAGAACCTAGAGGAATAATTCCTTTGGAGAATCTCAGTATAAGGGAGGTTGAAGATCCTAGAAAGCCG AACTGCTTTGAGCTGTATAACCCTAGCCATAAAGGGCAGGTTATAAAAGCCTGTAAAACTGAAGCTgatggcagagtggtagaaggtaacCATGTTGTGTACCGAATATCTGCCCCAACCcctgaggagaaagaggagtggATCAAATCAATCAA AGCAAGTATCAGCCGAGACCCCTTTTATGATATGCTGGCAACAAGAAAAAGAAGAATTGCTAATAAAAAATAG
- the CYTH3 gene encoding cytohesin-3 isoform X2 has protein sequence MEEREELLNIRRRKKELIDDIERLKFEIAEVMTEIDNLTCVEESKTTQRNKQIAMGRKKFNMDPKKGIQFLIENDLLQNTPEDISQFLYKGEGLNKTVIGDYLGERDDFNIKVLQAFVELHEFADLNLVQALRQFLWSFRLPGEAQKIDRMMEAFASRYCLCNPGVFQSTDTCYVLSFAIIMLNTSLHNPNVRDKPTVERFISMNRGINDGGDLPEELLRNLYESIKNEPFKIPEDDGNDLTHTFFNPDREGWLLKLGGRVKTWKRRWFILTDNCLYYFEYTTDKEPRGIIPLENLSIREVEDPRKPNCFELYNPSHKGQVIKACKTEADGRVVEGNHVVYRISAPTPEEKEEWIKSIKASISRDPFYDMLATRKRRIANKK, from the exons AGACTGAAATTTGAAATAGCAGAGGTGATGACGGAAATCGATAATCTGACTTGTGTAGAAGAAAG CAAAACAACACAGCGAAATAAACAGATTGCTATGGGAAGGAAGAAATTCAACATGGATCCCAAAAAG GGGATTCAGTTTCTTATAGAAAATGACCTGCTACAGAACACCCCTGAAGATATTTCACAGTTTCTTTATAAAGGTGAAGGACTGAATAAAACTGTCATTGGAGATTATCTAGGAGAAAG AGATGATTTTAATATTAAAGTCCTTCAAGCTTTTGTTGAGCTCCATGAATTTGCTGATTTAAACCTTGTACAGGCCTTAAG ACAGTTCTTATGGAGTTTCAGGCTTCCAGGAGAGGCTCAAAAAATTGACCGAATGATGGAAGCTTTTGCCTCGCGCTATTGTCTTTGTAACCCTGGAGTCTTCCAGTCCACAG acACCTGCTATGTTCTGTCTTTTGCAATCATTATGCTCAATACCAGTTTGCACAACCCCAATGTAAGAGATAAACCGACAGTGGAGAGGTTTATATCTATGAATCGTGGCATTAATGATGGTGGGGATCTTCCAGAGGAATTGCTGAGG AATTTGTATGAAAGCATTAAAAACGAGCCATTTAAAATTCCAGAAGATGACGGGAATGACTTAACACACACGTTCTTTAATCCTGACAGAGAAGGCTGGCTGTTAAAACTAG GAGGACGAGTAAAAACATGGAAACGCAGGTGGTTCATTCTGACTGATAACTGCCTTTATTACTTTGAATACACAACT GACAAAGAACCTAGAGGAATAATTCCTTTGGAGAATCTCAGTATAAGGGAGGTTGAAGATCCTAGAAAGCCG AACTGCTTTGAGCTGTATAACCCTAGCCATAAAGGGCAGGTTATAAAAGCCTGTAAAACTGAAGCTgatggcagagtggtagaaggtaacCATGTTGTGTACCGAATATCTGCCCCAACCcctgaggagaaagaggagtggATCAAATCAATCAA AGCAAGTATCAGCCGAGACCCCTTTTATGATATGCTGGCAACAAGAAAAAGAAGAATTGCTAATAAAAAATAG